In Leptospira sp. WS58.C1, a single genomic region encodes these proteins:
- a CDS encoding MFS transporter gives MILFYYLSSILGLLAGNMFNYTAIILSQSISDSDTFSAYVFFFVCFPLLFLSFTAGRLLDKYSRKWLLAAAQISMACGSGFAALALHLGWISPGKPYLLLVSSVLSGIGLSFVMPGRFAILGDLLEHSKIGKHSVWLNTLVLFGYGLAPLVAGYFKEYFSFKYVFMGIGSAYILSVFFLVLIPVQMRERGHTVSGPGISELVAYLKKSTLVSQFLLLMGAVVLLVGPVQVLLPKYAKEILGLSEGARGALLSSLGIGLVIGGGVTFLLHGLKKKGHILFGSALFSCLLFSLVPFLADSLVLTVICFFLFGFVTGVIITLIPAGIQQNTENHIRGRILSLYSLVFLLVPAFSGILSGFFSDRIGIPSTFVWSGFLEMGVLIYLSWRMDQVRSHY, from the coding sequence GTGATACTTTTCTATTATCTCTCTTCTATCCTGGGTCTACTTGCGGGAAATATGTTCAATTACACCGCCATAATCCTTTCCCAAAGTATATCGGATTCGGATACGTTTTCGGCTTACGTATTCTTCTTCGTATGTTTTCCCCTGCTGTTTTTGAGTTTCACTGCGGGGAGATTATTGGATAAGTATTCCAGGAAATGGTTACTTGCAGCGGCTCAGATCTCAATGGCCTGCGGTTCCGGATTTGCCGCTTTGGCCTTACATTTAGGTTGGATCTCTCCCGGAAAACCGTATCTTCTTTTAGTATCTTCGGTGCTTTCCGGGATCGGGCTTTCTTTTGTGATGCCCGGAAGATTTGCGATCCTCGGTGATCTATTAGAACATTCTAAAATAGGAAAACACAGTGTTTGGTTGAACACTCTTGTACTTTTCGGATACGGACTTGCGCCTTTGGTGGCCGGATATTTTAAGGAATACTTCTCCTTTAAATATGTTTTTATGGGAATTGGTTCCGCTTATATTCTGAGTGTTTTCTTTTTGGTATTGATCCCGGTACAGATGAGAGAAAGAGGTCACACTGTTTCCGGCCCGGGGATCTCGGAACTAGTTGCTTATTTAAAAAAATCCACTCTGGTTTCTCAATTCCTTTTACTTATGGGCGCAGTTGTCCTGTTAGTCGGTCCCGTCCAGGTACTTCTTCCTAAATATGCTAAAGAAATATTAGGATTAAGTGAAGGAGCAAGGGGCGCATTACTTTCTTCTCTTGGAATCGGGCTTGTGATCGGAGGAGGAGTTACGTTTCTTCTTCATGGTTTAAAAAAGAAGGGGCATATTCTTTTTGGATCGGCCCTTTTCAGTTGTTTACTTTTTTCTTTGGTTCCTTTTCTTGCCGACAGTTTGGTGTTGACCGTAATATGTTTTTTCTTGTTCGGCTTTGTGACCGGAGTGATCATCACGCTTATCCCGGCTGGGATCCAACAAAATACGGAAAATCATATCAGAGGTCGGATCCTCTCTTTATATAGCCTGGTTTTTCTCTTGGTTCCTGCATTCTCCGGAATTTTGTCCGGATTTTTCTCGGACCGGATCGGAATTCCTTCCACATTCGTATGGTCCGGGTTTTTGGAAATGGGTGTATTAATCTATCTTAGCTGGAGAATGGATCAGGTAAGGAGTCATTATTAA